One Candidatus Zixiibacteriota bacterium genomic window, TGCGCCAGCAAGCGGTTGAAGTCAATGTTGATCATAACGATTGAGCCCCGCTCATTCTATATTGTACATTCACGGTTTCAACGCAAGCCCCGATCGCCCGCCTCATCGCCGCGTAAATTCTCCACTTTTTTGCTTTACAACTGCCTGCGATTGCCCCAAGTTAAATCTGCCCTACATGAAGTAACCTATCCAGGAGGTATCGCGATGAGAAAGCGAATTATCGTTACTTGCCTGTTGTTGCTGACCCTCGCCGTCGCGCTGGGCAGTTCGAACCCTGAGCCGGCGGCGAATCCGCCCGACACAAAGATGTTGCAGGATGCCGCGGTCGCGGCCATCTCCCAATTCACCTCGCAGTTGCAGACCTCGCTCAAACTGGCCCTTTCCGAAGGCGGCCCGGTCAACGCCCTCGGCGTCTGCAACGTCGTCGCCCCCGATATCCAGATCGCGCATGTGCGCGACGGCTGGTTTATCGAACGCGTCACCGACAAGCCGCGTAATCGCAATAATCAGGCCGACTCGCTGCAACTGGCCGTGCTGGCGCAGTTCGCCGTCAAGGATGCCCCCGCCTTCGTCGCGTCCTGGGACAACCCCGAGCAGCCGCAGAAATTCCGTTACTACCTGCCGATTCGCGCTGCCGATGTCTGCATGAACTGCCACGGCGACCCCGCCAAGTTCCAGGCCGGCGTCGCCGAGAAGATCAAAGAACTTTATCCCGACGACAAAGCCGTCGGCTACAAGGTCGGCGATCTGCGCGGCATGTTTGCAATTGAAGTGCTGTGGCCGGAAGGGAAGACCTACGCTGAGAAACTCACCGCCGGTAAGTAACGACTGACTCGATTTGATCTCGAATTCCCACGCGGCGGCGACGGTTTCATCACCGCGCCGCTGCGTTCTCATTTGCCAAACACAATTCTAACAAAACTCCTCGTCTCGCCGCGCCCAATGTGATTGCTGCCTTCTGCTTCTCCATAATATTGGGTCTTTGATGTCACTATTCGCGCGTACTATTGGATCACGGGGAACTTTGGGTTATTATATTCGTTTAAATTGATCTATGAAGATGACTTACTGTACACAACTACCGCATTTCTCGGCAACTTCGAGCCGGTCCCGGCTCCTCACCCTCGGATTCTGGATCTTCATCCTCTGGCTGGCACTGCCGCAAATCTTGCGCGCCGCGCCAACCCCTCTGGTGATCACCAATCCCGACAGCGTTTTGGCCGCAACACTCAAGCAGCTTCAGGGTGCGCCGCTCAGTCTGCAACAGGCCAAGGAACTTGCACTCCGACAAGCTACGACCGTGCGCGCTGCGGAAGCGGCATTGCGCGCCGCCGGCGGAACCGTTCGCCGTGAGCGCGGCGCCTTCGACCCCGAACTCTTCGCCGAATTGAGCAAATCCGGCCGCGATCTGCCCAGCGCCTCGCCTTTCGCCGGCGCCGATGTCCTGACCCAGGATGAATTTCGCACTTCGACCGGCGTTCGCATTACACTTCCGCTCGGCACGTCCATTGCGGCATCGATGAATACGATCAAGACCGAGACCAATTCGGCGTTCGCCACCCTGAATCCGCAATACCAGGCTGAGGGACTCCTGCAGATCACGCAACCGCTCCTCAAAGGCTTTGGCGCCGGCACCAGCAGCGACCTGAGCTCGAGCAAGCGCGAACTGGAAGCCGCTCAAGCCGCTTACGAAGACGCCGTCCTGGCGGTCACCGCCACGGTCGAGCAGACCTACTGGGATCTGTACGCCGCCGAGCGCGACCTCGCGGTGCAAATCCTGATTCGCGACCAATCGCAATCATTCTTGAACGAAACGCGCCTGCGCTCCGAGGCCGGACTGGTCGGACCGAATCAGGTCGCTAATGCCCGCGTCTTCCTCGCCGAACAAGAACAGGCCGTGCTCGATCGCGAAGAAAACCTCGACCGCATCTCCGATCAGTTGGCGTCGCTCATCGGCGAGCGCCCGCAGGGCAACAACGGCCGCTTCCATCCGCAAAGTGAACCGGCAGCCGATTTTCCGCTCGACGACATCGAGCAACTCGTGCCGGCGGCTCTCGAAACCAATCGCAGCCTGAAAGTCGCCGCCGATCTGGTCGCCGCCGCCCGCGCCCGTGAACAGGGCGCGCGCTGGAATGCTCTGCCGACTCTCGATCTGGTCGGCGCCATCGGCGGTGTCGGACTTGCCGGCGATGCCCAACCGGTCGTTCTCAGCGGCGACACTGTCCGCAGCAGCTTCGACGGCAGCTTCGGCGATGCCTATAGCGCCGCCCTGCAACGCGACAATCCGACCTGGAGCATCGGCCTGCGCCTCTCCTATCCGATCGGCCTGCGCTCCGGCGCCGGCGAACGCGACCGCCTGCGCGGTGAAACCGCCCGCGCCGAACAGCAATATCTCGCCGTGCGGCGCACCGTCGAGGAAGATCTCCGCCGCAGCCACCGCGAATTGGCGCACGCCCGCAAACGCCTGGAGGTGGCCCGCGATGGCGTCGACGCTTCAGTGGAACAGGTGCGCATCGGCACGCTCGAATACAACGCCGGCCGCACCACCGCTTTTGAACTGGTGCGATTGGCCGCCGATCTGGCCGCTGCCCAACAACGCTACTCGCAGGCGCTGGTGCGCGCCGCCAAAGCTGCCGCTGCGCTCAAACGACTGACCACGGGAACAATCGAGGGACCCCTCTCAGAATAGAAGGACGATGTAGATATGATCACCCATTCACTTCAGCTCTTTAATCGCAGCGCTCTGCTGCTGGCCGGCGCCGCGCTGCTGACTTTCGCATTGACCGGCTGCTCCAAACAGCAGGCGGGCGGATTCCAGTTTCCGCCCACCGCCGTCGAAACCGCCATGGTCACCCCCACGGTCGTCGCCGATCGCTTCGACGCCGTCGGTACCATCGAAGCCAACGACGCCGTCACGATCGTCTCGCAAATCGATGCTCTCGTCATCGACGTGCCGTACCGCGAAGGCGAGCCGATTGCCAAAGGCGCATTGATCGCCCAGCTCGACGACGCCCAACTGCGCGCGGAAGAGGCCCGTGCCTCGGCCTTGCTGGACCAGAAACGCATCAGCTACGAGCGCGTCAAGTCAATCGTCGATCAGGGCGCCGGTGCTCCGCAAGACCTCGACAACGCCGCCGCGGAACTGAAGATTGCCGAAGCCGATCTCGCGCTGATTCGCGCCCGGCTGGAAAAAACGCGCATCGTCGCGCCCTTCGACGGCGTGGTTGGCGCGCGCCTGGTCAGCCCCGGAGCCTTCGTCCGTGCCGGCACCCCCATCACCGAACTGGCCGAACTTAATCGCATCAAAGTCACTTTCTACGCCCCGGAACGCTACTATCCCAGCCTGACGCGCGGTTCCGAGGTCGGCGTCTCCACGACCGCCTTTCCCGATTACGAACTCAAAGGCAAGATCGACGTGGTCGAACCGGTGATCGAGCAGGCAACGCGCAGCGTCCGTATCATCGCCCGCCTCGATAACCCCGGTCGCAAGTTCCGCCCTGGCATGTCCGCCAACGTCTCGGCCGTCCTGAGCCAGCGCACCGGTGCCCTCACCATCCCCGATGAGGCCGTCTTCGCCGAGGGCAACCAAACCTTGGTCTATGCGATCAAATCCGACTCCACCGTCACCCGCGCCCCGGTCGTCCTCGGAACGCGGATGCGTGGCTCCGTCGAAATCGTCAAGGGTCTGGCCGCCGGCGACCTGGTCGTTCGAACCGGCCACCAGAAGCTCTATGAAGGCGCGCGCATCATGCCGGTGCAAAGCCAGGGTGCAGCCAGCGCCGATGCGGCGGGAGCCCCGAAATGAAGCTCAGTGAACTCTCGATCAAACGCCCCGTCTTCGCGACGGTGATGAGCT contains:
- a CDS encoding efflux RND transporter periplasmic adaptor subunit; translation: MITHSLQLFNRSALLLAGAALLTFALTGCSKQQAGGFQFPPTAVETAMVTPTVVADRFDAVGTIEANDAVTIVSQIDALVIDVPYREGEPIAKGALIAQLDDAQLRAEEARASALLDQKRISYERVKSIVDQGAGAPQDLDNAAAELKIAEADLALIRARLEKTRIVAPFDGVVGARLVSPGAFVRAGTPITELAELNRIKVTFYAPERYYPSLTRGSEVGVSTTAFPDYELKGKIDVVEPVIEQATRSVRIIARLDNPGRKFRPGMSANVSAVLSQRTGALTIPDEAVFAEGNQTLVYAIKSDSTVTRAPVVLGTRMRGSVEIVKGLAAGDLVVRTGHQKLYEGARIMPVQSQGAASADAAGAPK
- a CDS encoding TolC family protein; translated protein: MTYCTQLPHFSATSSRSRLLTLGFWIFILWLALPQILRAAPTPLVITNPDSVLAATLKQLQGAPLSLQQAKELALRQATTVRAAEAALRAAGGTVRRERGAFDPELFAELSKSGRDLPSASPFAGADVLTQDEFRTSTGVRITLPLGTSIAASMNTIKTETNSAFATLNPQYQAEGLLQITQPLLKGFGAGTSSDLSSSKRELEAAQAAYEDAVLAVTATVEQTYWDLYAAERDLAVQILIRDQSQSFLNETRLRSEAGLVGPNQVANARVFLAEQEQAVLDREENLDRISDQLASLIGERPQGNNGRFHPQSEPAADFPLDDIEQLVPAALETNRSLKVAADLVAAARAREQGARWNALPTLDLVGAIGGVGLAGDAQPVVLSGDTVRSSFDGSFGDAYSAALQRDNPTWSIGLRLSYPIGLRSGAGERDRLRGETARAEQQYLAVRRTVEEDLRRSHRELAHARKRLEVARDGVDASVEQVRIGTLEYNAGRTTAFELVRLAADLAAAQQRYSQALVRAAKAAAALKRLTTGTIEGPLSE
- a CDS encoding DUF3365 domain-containing protein, with translation MRKRIIVTCLLLLTLAVALGSSNPEPAANPPDTKMLQDAAVAAISQFTSQLQTSLKLALSEGGPVNALGVCNVVAPDIQIAHVRDGWFIERVTDKPRNRNNQADSLQLAVLAQFAVKDAPAFVASWDNPEQPQKFRYYLPIRAADVCMNCHGDPAKFQAGVAEKIKELYPDDKAVGYKVGDLRGMFAIEVLWPEGKTYAEKLTAGK